One window of the Eucalyptus grandis isolate ANBG69807.140 chromosome 8, ASM1654582v1, whole genome shotgun sequence genome contains the following:
- the LOC104414377 gene encoding glutathione reductase, cytosolic: protein MARKMLIDGEMGKPDEADVHYDFDLFVIGAGSGGVRAGRFAANYGAKVGICELPFHPISSEVIGGVGGTCVLRGCVPKKILVYGAAFGGELEDARNYGWELNEKVDFNWKKLLHKKTEEITRLNGIYKRLLANAGVKLFEGEGKLVGPNEVEVTQLDGTKLCYSAKHILIATGGRAQRPNIPGQELGITSDEALSLEELPKRAVVLGGGYIAVEFASIWRGLGATVDLFFRKELPLRGFDDEMRAVVARNLEGRGINLHPRTNLTELIKTEDGIKVITDHGEELHADVVLFATGRIPNTKRLNLASVGVETDAMGAVKVDEYSCTNVPSIWAVGDVTNRMNLTPVALMEGTCFAKSVFGGQPSKPDYINVPYAVFCIPPLSVVGLSEEQAIEQANGDILVFTSTFNPMKNTVSGRQEKTAMKLLVDAETDKVVGASMCGPDAPEIVQGIAIALKCGATKAQFDSTVGIHPSAAEEFVTMRSVTRRVSPKPKTNL, encoded by the exons ATGGCGAGGAAGATGCTGATTGATGGGGAGATGGGCAAACCAGATGAAGCGGACGTGCATTACGATTTCGATCTCTTCGTGATCGGTGCGGGCAGCGGGGGTGTCCGTGCTGGTCGGTTTGCTGCTAATTATGGAGCCAAG GTTGGAATCTGTGAACTTCCCTTTCATCCAATAAGCTCGGAAGTAATTGGAGGAGTTGGTGGAAC TTGTGTACTTCGTGGTTGTGttcccaagaaaatattggtGTATGGGGCAGCTTTTGGGGGTGAATTGGAG GATGCAAGGAATTATGGATGGGAATTGAATGAGAAAGTTGACTTTAACTGGAAAAAGCTTCTGCACAAGAAG ACAGAGGAAATCACCAGATTAAATGGAATTTACAAGCGATTGTTGGCAAATGCTGGTGTCAAATTATTCGAAGGAGAAGGAAAGCTAGTTGGCCCCAATGAAGTTGAGGTGACACAGTTAGATGGGACAAAGTTGTGCTACTCTGCAAAGCACATACTTATTGCAACTGGAGGCAGAGCTCAACGTCCTAATATCCCAGGGCAG GAGTTGGGTATAACTTCTGATGAAGCATTGAGCTTGGAGGAGTTACCAAAGCGTGCTGTGGTGCTTGGAGGAGG GTACATTGCAGTGGAATTTGCTTCAATATGGCGTGGATTGGGTGCCACTGTGGATCTGTTTTTCAGAAAAGAGCTCCCACTGAG AGGTTTTGATGACGAAATGAGGGCAGTTGTTGCAAGAAATCTTGAAGGCAGGGGAATTAATTTGCATCCAAGGACAAACTTGACAGAG TTGATTAAAACGGAGGATGGCATAAAAGTTATCACAGACCATGGGGAAGAGCTGCATGCAGATGTTGTACTCTTTGCCACCG GTCGAATTCCCAATACGAAGAGGTTGAATTTGGCTTCTGTGGGCGTTGAAACTGATGCAATGGGTGCTGTGAAG GTCGATGAGTACTCCTGCACTAATGTTCCTAGCATATGGGCTGTTGGCGATGTTACCAATCGGATGAATCTCACCCCTGTTGCTCTGATGGAGGGAACGTGCTTTGCT AAATCTGTTTTTGGTGGGCAGCCTAGCAAACCAGACTACATCAATGTACCTTACGCGGTGTTCTG CATACCACCTCTATCTGTGGTTGGACTGAGTGAAGAGCAGGCAATAGAGCAAGCTAATGGAGATATTTTGGTTTTCACATCTACATTCAACCCAATGAAGAACACAGTCTCTGG GCGGCAAGAAAAAACAGCCATGAAGCTGCTTGTTGATGCAGAGACAGATAAGGTTGTTGGCGCTTCCATGTGTGGGCCAGATGCACCTGAAATTGTGCAG GGCATTGCCATCGCACTTAAGTGTGGTGCAACGAAGGCCCAATTTGACAGCACG gtGGGAATCCATCCTTCTGCTGCGGAGGAATTCGTAACCATGAGGTCAGTCACAAGACGGGTTAGTCCCAAGCCTAAGACCAATCTGTAA